The following coding sequences lie in one Apium graveolens cultivar Ventura chromosome 3, ASM990537v1, whole genome shotgun sequence genomic window:
- the LOC141713955 gene encoding putative calcium-binding protein CML23, with translation MEDVKKVFNDFDSNGDGKIDVSELHLILLTLSTDASPEEIASIMSEIDSDGDGFIELKKFAAFHLANSGDDCAVNKELRDAFDMYERDKNGFISVSKLHYTLKIIGHGKRRKIKEMDFGCFLVDFMVVFVVLVLVSERHSFFTICNHLYNLICN, from the exons ATGGAAGACGTTAAGAAGGTATTCAACGACTTCGATTCTAACGGTGACGGCAAAATCGACGTGTCAGAGCTCCATTTAATTCTCCTCACTCTCAGCACCGACGCTTCCCCCGAGGAGATCGCTAGCATAATGTCGGAAATTGATTCCGATGGCGACGGTTTCATCGAACTCAAAAAGTTCGCTGCTTTTCATCTCGCGAACTCCGGGGATGACTGTGCTGTTAACAAGGAGTTACGTGACGCTTTCGACATGTATGAGCGTGATAAGAACGGATTCATCTCGGTGAGTAAATTGCATTACACGTTGAAGA TTATTGGTCATGGGAAGAGGAGGAAGATTAAAGAAATGGATTTTGGTTGTTTTTTAGTTGATTTCATGGTTGTTTTCGTGGTATTAGTATTGGTCTCGGAGAGGCATTCATTTTTCACCATTTGCAACCACCTGTACAACTTAATTTGCAACTAA
- the LOC141713956 gene encoding uncharacterized protein LOC141713956: MSYDTSWITKRIIPGGYGFTEEFNKGVKDFLAFAIKNSKEPNDPELLIRCPCNTCNNQLFQLISDVEFHLYAVGFLETYTIWHYHEKECGSRNEEMNDREDVFDEYEMLGDAFRGEDFGYVNSVHEEPNEQASKFLYNVSNVGEPIYPGNIKYTQLKFVTRLLHWKNHNKCSDKAFDELLLLLGDVFPEGHKLPFNYYGVKKMVKKLNLGYEKIHACENDCMLFYSDDKDLENCKYCELSRYKDSINGGSDTIPRKILRYFKITPRLQRLYMSTHTAQHMKYHKNRIVTEWVLSHPADGEEWKEFDKNYPDFAADIRNVRLGLATDGFPPYSNATSTVYSVWPVVLLVYNLPHTMSMKDPNMFMTLLVPGPNDPGRNLNVYLRPLIDELISLWQVGVQTYDASTKTNFMMRAALLWTISDFPGLGMVSGWSTHGKMACHVCMGEVKAKQLPHSRKSSFYGLHMGFLDKRRRSRRKGRIVHNMCAGITFPPPGKPHSKERADGFGDSHNWTHITSFFDLPYWDSLRLRHCIDVMHTEKNVFDNIFHTILCSAKTNDTTKSRENLKAMGIMQELWMNGRHRPRARYELTRDQLKLLCKWVHRLKLPDGCSSNLKRCCKIAQLKFQGMKSHDCHVFMQKLLSSAFRELLPDDIHKVLCDLSNFFKDLCSTTLLASNIRQLEKNIAGIICTLETKFFPALFDPMEHLPVHLPEECRLGGPVPSRWMYNIERLQRRMKQKVGNKARVEGSIAEKYVHEELTHFCSMYFESGVETAHNLLGRNVVDDRSRDPHKLEAFTYPVELLGAYTGYHLDVDSLHVAAHYVLTNMREVAFYITMFEEEVRKHHTLILSDTEMDTMLKAHFATWFQNKVQNNYKKFQYLLQGPASFVLSYKRCKVNGYSFNLGKSSSGVLVKGSCYGDSGSNYYGTLQEIIKLTYGGGNQVILFRCHWYDHVRGVKKHKNGVLLIDLNSKLKGNDVYILASQATQVYYAPSVKNPDSNIHTIITCRPQLFSERTWDVDVKPLQEEVSNTIALDFSSRSLFVDFSHYEMEEDQEEEQEQPKQVESEEEEENARQGEEEEEEDGYDSIDVESEDE; this comes from the exons ATGTCTTATGATACTAGTTGGATCACTAAACGAATTATTCCCGGTGGTTATGGTTTTACGGAAGAATTTAATAAAGGGGTTAAAGATTTCTTGGCATTTGCAATAAAAAATAGCAAGGAACCGAATGATCCGGAACTTTTGATTAGATGTCCGTGTAATACATGTAACAATCAACTCTTTCAACTCATTTCCGATGTCGAGTTTCACTTATATGCGGTCGGTTTTCTTGAGACTTACACCATATGGCATTATCATGAAAAAGAATGTGGCTCACGAAATGAAGAAATGAATGATCGCGAAGATGTATTTGATGAATATGAGATGTTGGGGGATGCCTTTAGAGGGGAAGATTTTGGATATGTCAATAGTGTCCACGAGGAGCCGAACGAGCAAGCATCTAAATTCTTATACAATGTGAGTAATGTCGGAGAACCAATATATCCGGGCAACATCAAGTACACACAATTGAAATTTGTCACTAGATTACTACATTGGAAGAATCATAATAAATGTAGTGATAAGGCCTTTGATGAGTTACTCCTCTTACTTGGAGATGTGTTTCCGGAAGGGCATAAACTTCCTTTTAATTATTATGGTGTCAAGAAGATGGTCAAGAAGCTGAACTTGGGATACGAAAAAATACATGCATgtgagaatgattgtatgttgtTCTACAGTGATGATAAAGATTTGGAAAACTGTAAGTACTGTGAGTTAAGCCGATACAAAGATTCAATTAATGGTGGGAGTGATACCATTCCGAGGAAGATCTTAAGATATTTTAAGATCACTCCTCGTCTACAGCGTTTGTACATGTCTACCCATACAGCCCAACATATGAAGTATCACAAGAACAGAATTGTGACTGAATGGGTTCTTAGTCACCCTGCAGATGGAGAAGAATGGAAAGAATTTGACAAGAACTATCCGGATTTTGCAGCGGATATTCGTAATGTAAGGCTTGGTCTTGCAACTGATGGATTTCCCCCGTACAGTAATGCTACTTCTACTGTATACTCAGTATGGCCTGTAGTATTACTTGTGTACAACCTTCCACATACCATGTCCATGAAGGATCCAAACATGTTTATGACACTACTAGTACCCGGGCCGAATGATCCTGGGAGGAATCTGAATGTCTATCTTAGGCCTTTAATTGATGAACTTATTAGTTTATGGCAGGTTGGTGTGCAGACATATGATGCTTCTACGAAGACCAATTTCATGATGCGGGCTGCCTTGTTATGGACTATCAGTGACTTTCCCGGGTTGGGTATGGTTAGCGGATGGTCAACCCACGGAAAGATGGCTTGTCATGTATGTATGGGTGAAGTTAAAGCCAAGCAACTACCACACAGCAGGAAGTCCAGCTTTTATGGGTTACATATGGGGTTTCTAGACAAACGCCGAAGAAGTCGACGAAAAGGTCGAATTGTCCATAACATGTGTGCTGGAATCACATTTCCACCACCAGGGAAACCACATAGCAAAGAAAGGGCAGATGGCTTCGGGGATTCACACAATTGGACACATATTACTAGCTTCTTTGATCTACCATATTGGGATTCATTGCGTCTACGTCATTGTATCGATGTTATGCACACAGAGAAAAATGTGTTTGACAATATATTTCATACTATTTTATGTAGTGCCAAAACGAATGATACCACAaaatcaagagaaaatttgaaGGCAATGGGCATCATGCAAGAGTTATGGATGAATGGTAGACACAGGCCTAGAGCTAGATACGAACTCACCCGAGATCAGCTGAAATTGTTATGTAAATGGGTACATCGATTGAAACTCCCAGATGGTTGCTCATCAAACTTGAAGAGATGTTGTAAGATAGCTCAGTTGAAATTTCAAGGCATGAAGTCACATGATTGTCACGTATTTATGCAAAAGTTATTATCTTCTGCATTTCGTGAACTTCTTCCGGATGACATACACAAAGTACTTTGTGATCTTTCAAATTTTTTCAAGGACTTGTGCTCAACTACACTACTCGCATCAAATATTAGGCAGTTGGAAAAAAACATAGCTGGGATCATTTGTACTTTGGAGACTAAATTCTTTCCAGCTTTGTTTGATCCAATGGAGCATCTTCCCGTTCATCTACCCGAAGAGTGCAGACTCGGAGGCCCTGTCCCATCACGATGGATGTATAATATTGAAAGACTACAACGCAGAATGAAACAAAAAGTAGGGAACAAAGCACGAGTTGAAGGTTCCATTGCAGAAAAATATGTACATGAAGAGTTGACACATTTCTGTTCCATGTACTTTGAGTCAGGAGTTGAGACAGCGCACAACTTGCTAGGTCGTAATGTGGTTGATGATCGCTCACGGGATCCACATAAACTCGAGGCGTTTACATATCCGGTAGAGCTCCTCGGAGCATATACAGGTTACCATTTAGATGTGGATTCCCTACATGTTGCAGCACATTATGTTCTTACTAACATGCGTGAAGTGGCATTCTACATCAC TATGTTCGAAGAAGAGGTTCGCAAGCATCATACATTGATATTGAGTGATACTGAGATGGATACAATGCTAAAGGCACATTTCGCAACATGGTTTCAAAATAAG GTACAAAACAACTACAAAAAATTTCAATACCTATTGCAAGGCCCAGCTTCGTTTGTGCTTTCTTACAAAAGATGCAAGGTCAACGGATACTCATTCAACCTAGGAAAATCAAGCTCTGGGGTACTTGTGAAGGGTAGTTGTTATGGTGATAGTGGAAGCAATTACTACGGGACTTTGCAAGAGATTATCAAACTAACATATGGTGGCGGAAATCAAGTGATTTTATTTAGATGTCATTGGTATGATCATGTTAGGGGTGTAAAGAAACACAAAAATGGAGTGCTCTTAATTGATCTTAATTCAAAACTAAAAGGAAATGATGTTTACATTCTAGCAAGTCAAGCCACACAAGTGTACTATGCTCCTAGTGTCAAGAATCCCGATAGTAATATTCACACAATCATCACATGTAGACCTCAATTGTTCAGTGAAAGAACATGGGATGTTGATGTGAAACCCCTTCAAGAAGAAGTCTCAAATACCATTGCGTTAGATTTTTCCTCGAGGTCGTTATTTGTTGACTTTTCGCACTATGaaatggaagaagatcaagaagaagAACAAGAGCAACCAAAACAAGTGGAAAGTGAAGAAGAGGAAGAAAATGCAAGGCaaggtgaagaagaagaagaagaagatggttATGATAGTATTGACGTTGAAAGTGAAGATGAGTAA
- the LOC141711893 gene encoding NDR1/HIN1-like protein 1 — translation MSTKECSHHKEKGHNRIRRLCACLLVFCFIVLLVFLITWAILQPKKPRFIVQDVTIYNFKIASSPDLFTSNFQITVSSRNPNDNIGIYYDKLDVYASYRGQQITYYTEIPHTYQGHKGVNVWSPFISGTSVPIAPFIGEALSAEQASGGIQMTIKINGRVRWKVGTFVSGRYHLHVTCPVYIPCDSKNDIFNGETSIKLPLSASCKVSV, via the coding sequence ATGTCCACAAAAGAGTGCAGCCACCACAAGGAGAAAGGCCATAATCGTATCCGCCGTCTATGCGCCTGTCTACTCGTCTTCTGCTTCATCGTTCTTCTCGTATTTCTGATCACATGGGCTATCCTACAACCCAAAAAGCCCCGTTTCATCGTCCAAGATGTCACAATTTACAACTTCAAAATCGCCTCCTCTCCAGACCTCTTCACTTCTAACTTCCAAATCACCGTCTCGTCTCGGAATCCCAATGACAATATAGGCATATACTATGACAAACTCGATGTTTATGCCTCGTATCGTGGCCAACAAATCACTTACTACACTGAGATACCGCATACCTATCAAGGGCACAAGGGCGTGAATGTTTGGTCACCATTTATATCAGGTACTAGCGTTCCGATAGCTCCTTTTATTGGTGAAGCACTGAGCGCAGAGCAGGCTAGTGGAGGCATTCAGATGACAATCAAAATTAATGGACGGGTCAGATGGAAAGTTGGGACCTTTGTTTCTGGACGTTATCATCTGCATGTTACATGTCCGGTTTATATTCCTTGTGATAgtaaaaatgatattttcaatGGCGAAACATCGATCAAGTTGCCGCTTTCAGCCAGCTGCAAAGTCAGtgtttga
- the LOC141711890 gene encoding NDR1/HIN1-like protein 3, with product MKETPQPHLNGAFYGPSIPPEKSYHRPGRRGGGGCGFFNCCCGCLCSCLFNLIFQILFTILLIAGIILFIFWLIFRPNPVKFHVTEASLTQFDLSPNNTLYYNLALNMTVRNPNKRIGIYYDQIEVRGLYEDQRFAVTNLTRFYQGHKKTDYLSPVFKGQNLLVLEKKDLSKFNSEKDSGMYSIDVKLFLRVRFKLALFKTMKFKPKIECNLKVPLDTKGKVSGNFTATKCDFDWRH from the coding sequence ATGAAAGAAACACCACAACCTCACCTCAACGGCGCCTTCTACGGCCCATCAATCCCGCCTGAGAAATCCTACCACCGTCCCGGCCGCCGTGGCGGCGGCGGTTGCGGCTTTTTTAACTGCTGCTGTGGCTGTCTCTGTAGCTGTCTTTTCAATCTCATCTTCCAGATCCTCTTCACAATTTTACTCATTGCTGGAATTATCTTGTTTATTTTCTGGCTGATTTTTCGCCCCAATCCTGTTAAATTCCACGTCACCGAGGCTTCGTTAACTCAATTCGATCTCTCTCCAAACAATACTCTCTATTACAATCTGGCTCTCAACATGACTGTTCGAAACCCGAACAAGCGCATTGGAATTTATTACGATCAGATCGAGGTTCGAGGTTTGTACGAGGACCAGAGATTTGCCGTTACTAACTTGACGAGGTTTTATCAGGGACATAAGAAGACTGATTATTTGAGTCCTGTGTTTAAAGGACAGAATTTACTGGTTCTCGAAAAGAAAGATTTATCGAAATTTAATTCGGAAAAGGACTCCGGGATGTATTCGATTGATGTTAAGCTGTTCCTCAGGGTTAGGTTTAAGTTGGCTCTGTTCAAGACTATGAAGTTCAAGCCTAAGATTGAGTGTAATTTGAAGGTTCCGTTGGATACTAAAGGCAAGGTTTCGGGTAATTTTACGGCTACCAAGTGCGATTTCGATTGGAGGCATTGA
- the LOC141711891 gene encoding NDR1/HIN1-like protein 1 gives MSTKQCSHHKDKRKKIIRRVCSVILVFLFILLVTFLIIWAVLQPKKPRFILQDATIYAFNVTPVPNLLTSNFQVTVNSRNPNSKIGIYYDKLDIFATYRSQQITYYTTILPTYQGHKDTNVWSPFIYGTNVPVAPYNGAALSQDQSSGDIWLMIKINGRVRWKVGSFTSGRYHIHVTCPAYIPFGNRNSGIAVGSAVKYQLSIKCKVSV, from the coding sequence ATGTCTACAAAACAGTGTAGCCACCACAAAGACAAACGGAAGAAAATCATCCGCCGTGTGTGCTCCGTcatcctcgtcttcctcttcatccTCCTAGTCACGTTTCTCATCATCTGGGCTGTGCTGCAACCCAAAAAACCACGGTTCATCCTCCAAGACGCCACCATCTATGCTTTTAACGTCACCCCCGTTCCCAATCTCCTCACCTCTAATTTCCAGGTCACTGTAAATTCTCGAAATCCCAACAGTAAAATCGGAATTTACTACGATAAACTCGACATCTTTGCCACTTACAGGAGCCAACAAATCACTTACTATACCACAATACTCCCGACTTACCAGGGTCACAAAGACACAAACGTTTGGTCACCTTTTATTTATGGGACCAACGTCCCTGTGGCGCCTTACAATGGTGCAGCCTTGAGCCAGGATCAATCCAGTGGGGACATATGGTTGATGATCAAGATTAATGGACGGGTTAGATGGAAAGTTGGATCATTCACTTCAGGTCGCTATCATATTCATGTTACCTGTCCAGCTTATATCCCGTTTGGTAATCGTAACAGTGGGATTGCTGTCGGTAGCGCCGTTAAGTATCAGCTCTCCATCAAGTGCAAAGTTAGTGTCTAA
- the LOC141711892 gene encoding uncharacterized protein LOC141711892: MESHNGNLDHLVVYKDCHTLKDKERKGDWITEDAKNIIERYINICGKKGVDPKVTQIQSWVEAVGGVRKNVILGHPRVRASDIYEPGARPPRPRKGEGSSGRSALTRLQDEMFMRVVDETLAQARANPEEYMLTPEQIRLLAQGVVEGDSSLPPNHPITRETRQAIVRVVVEVLNNIYKTDGPGAAKGKAPANEDDSDDGESNDESTESDEDRDMIGSFYDHVPRGGPVIRG; this comes from the exons ATGGAGTCACACAATGGCAACCTGGATCATCTTGTTGTTTATAAGGACTGCCACACTTTGAAAGACAAGGAGAGAAAGGGCGATTGGATTACTGAGGACGCCAAAAATATTATT gAGCGCTACATTAACATATGCGGAAAGAAAGGAGTTGATCCTAAGGTGACCCAAATTCAGAGCTGGGTAGAGGCGGTGGGTGGAGTTCGTAAGAACGTGATTCTTGGACATCCACGGGTTCGAGCCTCTGATATTTACG AGCCTGGTGCACGTCCGCCACGTCCTCGGAAAGGAGAAGGAAGCTCTGGAAGATCTGCTTTGACTCGCTTACAAGATGAAATGTTCATGCGTGTCGTGGATGAGACCTTGGCCCAGGCTCGAGCCAATCCCGAAGAGTATATGTTAACACCCGAGCAGATTCGTCTCTTAGCACAGGGAGTGGTGGAAGGAGACTCCTCACTACCTCCGAACCATCCTATTACCAGAGAGACGCGTCAAGCTATTGTTAGGGTTGTGGTGGAGGTCCTAAATAATATCTATAAGACTGACGGACCAGGAGCTGCCAAG GGAAAGGCCCCAGCTAACGAAGATGATTCAGATGATGGTGAGAGCAATGACGAGAGTACCGAGTCTGATGAAGATCGTGACATGATCGGTTCTTTTTATGATCATGTCCCTCGCGGTGGTCCAGTCATTAGGGGTTAA